From a single Peromyscus maniculatus bairdii isolate BWxNUB_F1_BW_parent chromosome 4, HU_Pman_BW_mat_3.1, whole genome shotgun sequence genomic region:
- the LOC102925305 gene encoding olfactory receptor 8H1-like: MNTWNYTNKPDFILMGLTDSKEIQLVLSVLFLLIYLVTVLGNIGMMLIIRLDVQLHTPMYFFLTHLSFLDLSYSTVITPKTLENLLTSNKSISFIGCFTQIYFFVLFAATECFLLSSMAYDRYVAICNPLHYSFVMSSRFCSALLTVSYVLGAVDSTVNMICMGTLDFCKSNVIHDFFCDAPPLIALSCSNTHDIEITIFVFAGSTLLLSLITISVSYVSILSTILKINSTTGKQKAFSTCVSHILAVTIFYGTLIFTHLKSNKSFSLGKDQMASVFYTIVIPMLNPFIYSLRNKEVKCAVSRVIKKRERALDK, encoded by the coding sequence ATGAACACCTGGAATTACACAAATAAGCCTGATTTCATCCTCATGGGACTGACAGATTCCAAGGAGATCCAGCTGGTCCTCTCTGTGCTGTTTCTCCTGATATACCTGGTCACTGTGCTGGGGAACATAGGCATGATGCTGATTATTCGTCTAGATGTCCAGCTTCACACTCCGATGTATTTCTTCCTCACCCACCTGTCATTCCTTGACCTCAGTTACTCAACTGTCATCACACCTAAAACCTTAGAGAACCTGCTGACTTCAAACAAGAGCATTTCCTTCATAGGCTGCTTCACTCAAATTTACTTTTTTGTCCTTTTTGCTGCTACTGagtgttttcttctgtcttcGATGGCCTATGATCGGTACGTAGCTATCTGTAACCCTCTACACTATTCATTTGTTATGTCCAGCAGATTCTGCAGTGCCCTTCTTACTGTCTCATATGTGCTTGGAGCTGTGGATTCTACTGTTAATATGATATGCATGGGAACACTGGATTTCTGCAAGTCTAATGTCATTCATGACTTCTTTTGTGACGCACCCCCACTTATAGCCCTGTCTTGCAGCAACACGCATGATATTGAAATCACTATATTTGTTTTTGCTGGATCTACCCTACTGTTGTCCCTTATTACAATATCTGTGTCTTATGTGTCCATTCTTTCTACTATTTTGAAGATCAATTCAACTACCGGAAAACAAAAGGCCTTCTCAACTTGTGTCTCTCATATCTTGGCAGTTACCATATTTTATGGAACCTTAATCTTTACtcatttaaaatcaaataagTCCTTCTCCTTGGGAAAGGATCAAATGGCATCGGTTTTCTATACTATTGTGATTCCCATGCTGAACCCATTCATTtacagtctcagaaacaaagaagTGAAATGTGCTGTCAGTAGAGtcataaagaaaagagagagagctcTGGACAAATAA